Proteins co-encoded in one Methanosarcinales archaeon Met12 genomic window:
- the eif1A gene encoding translation initiation factor eIF-1A yields the protein MRHNKNNKDNQEEIVRVRVPRKQNGEVLAIVESMLGANRIRVRCMDGVTRMARIPGKMKKRSWIREDDVVIVIPWSFQDAKADVIWRYTGPQVSWLQRRGYLQE from the coding sequence CTGAGACATAATAAAAACAACAAGGACAATCAAGAAGAAATAGTCAGGGTGCGCGTCCCGCGCAAGCAAAATGGCGAAGTTCTCGCCATCGTGGAAAGCATGCTTGGCGCCAATCGGATAAGGGTAAGATGTATGGATGGAGTAACCAGGATGGCGCGAATACCAGGCAAGATGAAAAAACGGAGCTGGATACGCGAAGACGACGTCGTGATAGTCATACCATGGAGCTTCCAGGACGCCAAAGCGGACGTGATTTGGAGATATACGGGACCTCAAGTATCCTGGTTACAGCGCAGGGGCTATTTGCAGGAATAG
- a CDS encoding tyrosine--tRNA ligase — protein sequence MDKLSLITRNVDEIVTLDELKALIESKNRPTAYVGYEPSGKIHMGHLLTVNKLVDLQNAGFDIIVLLADLHAYLNEKGELEKIREMAQENKRVFGALGLNPDKTTFVLGGSDERGFSEKDGFQMTPEYQMRWQKLMQHIPEKRAIRSMRLLARDPDNMKASHIVYPILQVADMLELGIDVAVGGMDQRKIHMLAREALPKLGFKAPVCIHTPILVGMDGAKMSSSMENYISVDDSPEEVDQKLMNAFCPPRRVENNPVIDIFKYHIFPKLAGVTIERDAKFGGDIHYRQFIELERDFISGAVHPLDAKKGAMKHINQILEPIRKVLS from the coding sequence ATGGACAAACTCTCATTGATAACCAGAAACGTCGACGAAATCGTGACGCTGGACGAGTTGAAGGCGTTAATCGAGTCCAAGAACCGTCCAACTGCATATGTCGGTTATGAGCCATCAGGAAAAATCCATATGGGGCATCTTCTCACGGTGAACAAATTGGTTGACCTACAAAATGCCGGATTTGATATAATTGTGCTTCTGGCTGACCTGCATGCATATCTGAATGAAAAAGGGGAGCTTGAGAAAATTCGGGAAATGGCGCAGGAAAACAAAAGGGTATTTGGGGCTCTTGGGCTCAATCCAGATAAGACGACATTCGTGCTTGGCGGCTCTGACGAACGTGGCTTTTCAGAAAAAGACGGCTTTCAAATGACTCCCGAATATCAAATGCGGTGGCAAAAATTGATGCAGCATATTCCCGAAAAAAGAGCCATAAGGAGCATGAGGCTGCTGGCCAGAGACCCGGATAACATGAAAGCCTCTCATATAGTCTATCCCATCCTGCAGGTTGCAGATATGCTCGAGCTCGGCATAGATGTTGCAGTGGGGGGAATGGATCAACGCAAGATACACATGCTTGCACGCGAAGCCCTGCCCAAACTCGGTTTTAAAGCACCCGTGTGCATACATACACCCATACTGGTGGGAATGGATGGCGCAAAAATGTCCTCATCTATGGAAAACTATATCTCGGTAGATGATTCACCAGAAGAGGTAGACCAGAAGCTCATGAATGCATTTTGTCCACCTCGACGGGTAGAGAACAATCCAGTGATTGACATATTCAAGTACCATATCTTTCCAAAATTAGCCGGGGTTACCATCGAACGTGATGCCAAGTTTGGAGGAGATATTCACTACCGCCAGTTCATCGAGTTAGAAAGAGATTTTATCTCTGGCGCAGTACATCCGCTGGATGCCAAGAAAGGTGCGATGAAACACATAAATCAAATTTTAGAGCCGATTCGGAAGGTGCTAAGCTGA
- a CDS encoding nucleotidyltransferase domain-containing protein codes for MKEEVKTILYEVVEKLKNEYKPLKIILFGSYAYGNPKEDSDIDLLILKNTDKRRVDRFVWVKRIIYNPNYKIPVSPLVYTPNELEERLRMGDDFIKEIIQKGVILYEGASS; via the coding sequence ATGAAAGAAGAAGTAAAAACGATATTATATGAAGTTGTTGAGAAACTAAAGAATGAATATAAGCCCCTGAAGATTATTTTATTTGGCTCTTATGCTTACGGCAATCCTAAGGAAGATAGCGACATAGATCTCTTAATTTTGAAAAATACTGATAAAAGAAGGGTTGATAGGTTTGTATGGGTTAAAAGAATAATCTATAATCCTAATTACAAAATACCTGTCTCTCCTCTGGTATATACTCCCAATGAGTTGGAGGAGCGCCTTAGGATGGGTGATGATTTTATAAAAGAAATAATCCAAAAAGGAGTTATCTTGTATGAAGGAGCAAGTAGTTAA
- a CDS encoding HEPN domain-containing protein — MKEQVVKEWIERGKHDLEVAKILLAEEGYFDVVLFHLHQAVEKYLKGFLIHKGWELKKIHDLELLVTEAMSFDDVFQKYLDFGRKLTAFYYEGRYPPGPITPYSKEEVEKMIETAEEIINKLKEGIE; from the coding sequence ATGAAGGAGCAAGTAGTTAAAGAGTGGATTGAGAGAGGAAAACATGACTTAGAAGTCGCAAAAATTCTTCTCGCAGAGGAAGGATATTTTGATGTAGTGCTCTTTCATCTTCATCAGGCCGTTGAAAAATACCTGAAGGGATTTCTTATCCATAAAGGTTGGGAATTAAAGAAGATTCACGATCTTGAACTGCTTGTAACAGAAGCGATGAGTTTTGATGATGTGTTTCAAAAATATCTTGATTTTGGCAGGAAATTAACCGCATTCTATTATGAAGGACGGTATCCTCCAGGACCTATCACTCCTTATTCAAAAGAAGAGGTAGAAAAAATGATAGAAACAGCAGAGGAGATTATCAACAAGCTAAAAGAAGGAATAGAATGA
- a CDS encoding DNA methyltransferase — protein MRKVKMVKKIGINFRKTCSCSDSHINCLTAKEWVKGQVAIWELYYEKRDIRDKDIHPAVFPIALPKKCIELFTHKGELVLDPFVGIGTTLVAARDTGRNAVGFDLNQEYIDFANKRFTQAQLDFGENTKQIAICDDAINILEYFDKETVSLCVTSPPYANMLNHKRLNKSLRSDLRKNKHYKEVQQYSNNPRDLGTMMLKEYIGALAEIYKGILPLLKPRAHCVINVNDLWENNHRYPTHSYIIESMEKVGYELRNIIIWDKRNLVNKVGIFGWPSNYITLSTTFEYILDFWRKP, from the coding sequence ATGAGGAAGGTAAAAATGGTGAAAAAAATAGGCATTAATTTCAGAAAAACCTGCTCTTGCTCTGATAGCCATATAAATTGCCTTACCGCGAAGGAGTGGGTTAAAGGGCAAGTTGCTATTTGGGAACTATATTATGAAAAGAGGGATATTAGAGATAAAGACATACATCCAGCCGTATTTCCAATCGCTTTACCCAAAAAGTGTATAGAACTTTTTACCCATAAAGGAGAATTGGTTCTTGACCCTTTTGTAGGTATTGGAACCACTCTTGTTGCGGCACGAGATACAGGAAGGAACGCGGTAGGGTTTGATCTTAACCAAGAATATATTGATTTTGCTAATAAAAGATTTACTCAGGCACAATTAGACTTTGGGGAGAATACAAAACAGATTGCCATTTGTGATGATGCAATCAATATTCTAGAATACTTTGATAAAGAAACGGTATCATTATGCGTTACTTCACCTCCTTATGCCAACATGTTAAATCACAAAAGATTAAACAAGAGTCTCCGTAGTGATCTTCGTAAGAATAAACACTATAAAGAGGTTCAGCAGTATTCAAATAATCCACGAGATCTCGGCACAATGATGCTTAAAGAATACATAGGTGCACTTGCTGAGATTTACAAAGGAATTTTGCCACTTTTGAAGCCAAGGGCTCACTGTGTAATTAATGTTAATGATTTGTGGGAAAATAACCACAGATATCCAACGCATAGTTATATTATTGAATCTATGGAAAAAGTAGGCTATGAACTCAGAAATATAATCATCTGGGACAAAAGAAATTTAGTAAACAAGGTAGGTATTTTTGGATGGCCAAGCAATTACATTACTCTTAGTACAACCTTTGAATATATACTTGATTTCTGGAGAAAACCATGA
- a CDS encoding MvaI/BcnI family restriction endonuclease has product MITYPKLIKKLKKIKDMGYIKTHRAGNTGIGKTLEDLLEITENNVPGPNAVMIELKSARKNVSSMLTLFTKSPLPPGANSILLERFGYEGRHGRKRLETTVNAVKYNQLKGKIGFKIDIQKDRVNLITAENEITAYWDKETLKNYFERKLPKLLYVKAGTKGSGSNEEFWFSEAWLLSGFDFDSFVQLLKEGTILVDIRIGQYPDGRTHDHGTGFRVFPDKLDLCFSHRERIM; this is encoded by the coding sequence ATGATCACCTATCCCAAATTGATAAAAAAATTGAAGAAAATAAAAGACATGGGTTATATTAAAACCCATAGAGCAGGAAATACAGGCATTGGGAAAACACTGGAAGACCTTTTAGAAATAACCGAAAATAATGTTCCCGGCCCAAACGCTGTAATGATTGAGTTGAAATCTGCAAGGAAAAATGTTTCAAGTATGCTTACCCTGTTTACAAAATCGCCTCTTCCACCTGGGGCAAATTCTATTTTATTGGAAAGATTTGGGTATGAAGGTAGACATGGTAGAAAAAGATTAGAAACAACGGTAAATGCTGTGAAATATAATCAATTGAAAGGAAAAATCGGTTTTAAAATTGATATCCAAAAAGATAGAGTAAATCTCATAACTGCTGAAAACGAGATTACGGCTTATTGGGATAAAGAAACGCTCAAGAATTATTTTGAAAGGAAGCTTCCAAAATTATTGTATGTGAAAGCAGGAACGAAGGGTAGTGGTTCTAATGAGGAGTTTTGGTTTAGTGAAGCCTGGTTATTAAGTGGTTTTGATTTTGATAGTTTTGTTCAGTTGTTGAAAGAGGGGACAATTCTTGTTGACATAAGAATTGGACAGTATCCTGATGGCAGAACGCATGACCACGGTACAGGGTTTAGGGTTTTTCCAGATAAATTGGATTTATGTTTCAGCCATAGAGAGAGGATAATGTGA